The sequence GCAGCAATAATGCAGGAAAATATTTTGAATATTATTTTAGTAAGTATCCAAATATTATCAGAAAAAACAGAACATCAGTTGCTGTGATTTCTGAAGATGATAATGATGAAGAATTATTTGAATTGGGTAAAGATGTATTTTCTTATTTTGGATTGGGTTGTCGCAATGTGAGTAAAGTTTTTCTCCCTGAAGGTTTTGAACCGGAAAAGCTTTTTCGTATTTGGGAAGATTACAGATTTGTTATTGATAATAATAAGTATAAAAATAATTACGATTACAACCGCACATTGTTATTGCTAAATAAAACACCACATATTGCCAACGATTTTTTTATGATGGTGGAAAATGAAGAATTGTTTTCGCCGTTGGCAACATTGAATTACGAATTTTATAATAGCCCAGTACAATTACAAAATTATTTTGAATCACAAGCAGAAAATCTGCAATGTATTGTATCAAATATTCCTGGAAATATTTCTTATGGTAAATCGCAGCAACCTGAATTATGGGAGTATGCAGACAAAGTGGATACACTTAAATTTTTAACGATGTTATAATTCTATTGTGAGAATTTTTATTTGTCCTTGTATTCCTC is a genomic window of Bacteroidota bacterium containing:
- a CDS encoding acyl-CoA reductase, which translates into the protein MSLKDRIATLAEFGNVIMQRNDELQELMHEIEMHNRWFTKINQEITLDAFANNFLQTFKMNEWVSNYTINESANKQVGLILAGNIPFVGMHDVLSVLISGNTALIKQSSKDALFFPWMYNTINEISDVFKHKMVFTDQLKNFDAVITTGSNNAGKYFEYYFSKYPNIIRKNRTSVAVISEDDNDEELFELGKDVFSYFGLGCRNVSKVFLPEGFEPEKLFRIWEDYRFVIDNNKYKNNYDYNRTLLLLNKTPHIANDFFMMVENEELFSPLATLNYEFYNSPVQLQNYFESQAENLQCIVSNIPGNISYGKSQQPELWEYADKVDTLKFLTML